TCTCGATCTAGGGTTAGTGTTTCCCCCCAATCCCTCCCCAAATGAGGCTCCTCCGAtcccaccttctcctcctcctactcGCCTCTTCGGCCGCAGGATCACTCCTCCGCACCGTCCCCGAGGAGCCCTCCACCATctcctccggcggcggcggcgggggtggcGGCGACGCCCTCTACTGCGACAGTTGGAGGCTCTCCGTGGAGACGAACGACGCCGGGCCGTGGACGAGGATTCCGGCGAGGTGCATCGCGTTCGTGGACGAGTACATGAACGGCGAGCGATACGCCTCCGACTCCGAGGTGATCGCCGGCGAGGCGCTCGCCTTCGCCGAGGCCGTCGAGGTCGCCGGCGACGGGAAGGATGTGTGGGTCTTCGACGTTGATGAGACGCTGCTCTCGAATTTGCCCTACTACGCCGCTAATGGATACGGGTAAACCCTAAGCACACTTCAAAAACTATTTACTTTTTGTTTAGATTGGTTTGGACAATGGGGGTCCACCGACGATCCAATTGAAAATCACAACATTAACAGAACTAAATTTGATTGGTAGAATAGGAAAATGGGTTTAATTGATGGAATTAGAACTATAACTTTGTTACCAAATTATTAAAGGAGGTAGCTTTTTGAATATTCTTAGATGAAACTACTAATGATTTAGCTCTATCTGTTCCGGAATTAGAACTACAACTTTCTTAACAAATTATTAAAGGAGGTAGCTTTTTGAATATGCTTAGATGAAACTACTGATGATTTAGCTCTATTTGTTCTGTATATTTCCTTCAGATAGCACATAATCAGCAATGTCGAGTTTGTTCTACTTGTTGAAATGTTCGTATGTAGTATGTAGGTACCCTGTCATATTTACATTGATATTGATGTTAAGCGACTTTATTTGACCCTCAATTATCCATTTAATGTCGAAATTTGTTTTCAAGAGAGTGAAGAGTGGATGTGGATATTGACTGGGCAA
This DNA window, taken from Ananas comosus cultivar F153 linkage group 5, ASM154086v1, whole genome shotgun sequence, encodes the following:
- the LOC109711068 gene encoding acid phosphatase 1-like isoform X1; amino-acid sequence: MRLLRSHLLLLLLASSAAGSLLRTVPEEPSTISSGGGGGGGGDALYCDSWRLSVETNDAGPWTRIPARCIAFVDEYMNGERYASDSEVIAGEALAFAEAVEVAGDGKDVWVFDVDETLLSNLPYYAANGYGSQDFNETSFDEWVYLSKAPALSASLKLYTELQALGFHMVLLTGRAEVQRNATEQNLLFAGYGSWTQLILRGASDIGQTAVLYKSKKRAELLAQGYRIHGNSGDQWSDLFGSPQATRSFKLPNPMYYIS
- the LOC109711068 gene encoding acid phosphatase 1-like isoform X2: MRLLRSHLLLLLLASSAAGSLLRTVPEEPSTISSGGGGGGGGDALYCDSWRLSVETNDAGPWTRIPARCIAFVDEYMNGERYASDSEVIAGEALAFAEAVEVAGDGKDVWVFDVDETLLSNLPYYAANGYGSQDFNETSFDEWVYLSKAPALSASLKLYTELQALGFHMVLLTGRAEVQRNATEQNLLFAGYGSWTQLILRIIKEGLAFVHRLDQLFFLLSQFSGICQRAEIRVKHGGL